The Theileria orientalis strain Shintoku DNA, chromosome 3, complete genome genome window below encodes:
- a CDS encoding uncharacterized protein (ubiquitin domain containing protein) has protein sequence MSTELLNISFRLMTDRTFCLSMKSSLLISDVKVLIQTDSEIAPENQRLIFKGQLLKDEFTLKSYGVESGNTIHVVGRPIRPQETEPSGDNAQQSTGNDRGSGEGSEVVVDGQISTSGSRGIGVPVGLFMSPIYATISVSTPVSNGRDNSMEQVATQFFSGVVNTLLSSFNGTSTGQSSQRGTAQAEQPRDELVSELEKSTGILKRVTSTVSSLSRLASSSMSSGSSANNDSRTAPETTTTGDSVNVASENAENAADIFNSREASASDKVETAAERNAVQSGISRKSSLRNKKNDSQSRSKPNLVEVIDRSSSYSSSNGLVLDRGVSSRSSRFKLERRSNSAPEGYDGYAASLKRGSSNPSRSEEMKYEDYVYDNPSINQTKKEDKGEESDAFEARRGKVRLMDPELVTSKLPWDCLYKLEQHVYEMNYGYKVDYSDSVSYSRNGASGGTASRGGTFIRRPSFTRIEMSSPCYLADEPVSFNMSRSSSEGSEHQRRLIESDEPSSLDEFLGRLESLNARLNETINRYDSGDRTTQLDTYKHLSMVMAIQSRIYASMCAIFSWMHMQMIAPDLARNFSSRMGWNGSASGAQLTQSGPQNDQGGFSFTACSTYVPRDHENSAQNTHSSENSEEPRENSSADGATATPSAGAERQGTPFGQDQAGTGSHNA, from the coding sequence atgtCAACAGAGTTACTGAACATATCATTCCGTCTGATGACGGATAGAACCTTTTGCCTTTCGATGAAGTCGTCCTTGTTAATAAGTGACGTGAAAGTATTGATCCAGACGGACTCGGAAATAGCCCCCGAAAACCAGAGACTGATTTTCAAAGGGCAACTACTGAAGGACGAGTTTACACTCAAAAGCTACGGGGTGGAGTCAGGAAACACCATTCACGTGGTAGGAAGGCCAATTAGACCCCAAGAGACCGAGCCGTCAGGAGATAACGCACAACAGTCGACGGGCAACGATCGCGGCTCAGGAGAAGGATCAGAAGTAGTTGTAGATGGTCAGATATCAACCTCAGGCTCCAGAGGGATCGGGGTGCCAGTGGGTCTGTTCATGAGTCCAATCTACGCAACAATATCAGTATCCACGCCAGTGTCCAACGGGAGAGACAACTCGATGGAGCAAGTGGCAACACAGTTCTTCTCAGGAGTAGTCAACACGCTGTTGTCGTCATTCAACGGGACATCGACGGGGCAGAGCTCGCAAAGAGGTACAGCCCAAGCGGAGCAGCCGCGAGACGAGCTGGTGTCGGAGCTGGAAAAGTCTACAGGAATTTTGAAGAGGGTTACTTCGACCGTGAGTTCACTGAGCAGACTTGCATCGTCATCGATGTCCTCCGGCAGCAGCGCTAACAACGACTCAAGGACGGCACCAGAAACTACGACGACTGGCGACTCTGTAAACGTAGCCTCTGAAAACGCCGAAAATGCAGCGGACATATTCAATAGCAGAGAAGCATCAGCTTCTGACAAAGTGGAAACCGCTGCCGAAAGAAACGCAGTACAAAGTGGCATTTCACGCAAATCCTCACTCCGCAACAAAAAAAACGACTCACAGTCTCGTAGTAAGCCCAATTTAGTGGAAGTCATCGATAGGAGTAGTTCATATAGCTCCTCTAACGGCTTAGTGCTGGACCGTGGAGTTAGCAGTAGGTCAAGTAGGTTCAAACTGGAAAGGAGGTCGAACAGCGCTCCAGAGGGATATGACGGATACGCCGCATCCCTAAAACGCGGTAGTTCGAATCCGTCTAGATCTGAAGAAATGAAATACGAAGACTACGTATACGACAATCCATCGATTAACCAAACTAAAAAGGAGGACAAGGGCGAAGAGAGTGACGCGTTTGAAGcaagaagaggaaaagtGCGCCTAATGGACCCGGAGTTGGTAACGTCGAAGCTGCCTTGGGACTGCCTGTACAAGCTGGAGCAGCACGTGTACGAAATGAACTACGGGTACAAGGTGGACTACTCAGACTCAGTGAGCTACTCAAGGAACGGGGCGAGCGGAGGCACAGCCTCCAGAGGAGGAACCTTCATAAGAAGGCCCTCATTCACAAGAATTGAAATGTCATCGCCGTGTTACCTGGCAGACGAGCCGGTCTCGTTTAACATGTCTAGGAGCTCCTCGGAGGGCTCGGAGCACCAGAGAAGACTTATCGAGTCAGACGAGCCCTCGAGTCTCGACGAGTTCCTGGGAAGACTGGAGTCCCTCAACGCAAGACTCAACGAGACGATCAACAGGTACGACTCGGGCGACAGGACGACGCAGCTGGACACCTACAAGCACCTCTCCATGGTAATGGCAATTCAGTCGAGAATCTACGCCTCGATGTGCGCAATATTCTCCTGGATGCACATGCAGATGATCGCTCCCGATTTGGCAAGGAACTTCTCGAGCAGAATGGGCTGGAACGGCTCGGCCTCGGGCGCGCAGCTGACTCAGAGCGGCCCCCAGAACGATCAGGGCGGCTTCTCCTTCACCGCATGCAGCACCTACGTGCCGAGGGACCATGAGAACAGCGCCCAGAACACACACTCCTCAGAAAACAGCGAGGAGCCTAGGGAGAATTCATCAGCAGACGGGGCAACCGCAACGCCCAGCGCTGGCGCGGAGAGGCAGGGCACGCCGTTTGGACAAGACCAGGCGGGCACTGGCAGCCATAACGCCTGA
- a CDS encoding neutral sphingomyelinase: MLSTVRSFDLVLLEEGEEYVTDAACNSFTLFPSETNLSNWAKFLESATEPQNVASVQVSRKGRIRVGTKSLIFEPDALDMPLLKLQFQHITTISEFPKNPCGYKKLFYFNNLYGNLSYNMLKDREIFNMSMNYYRERGFSTNLIPNREKLLLGGGKESIYCWRLKRMVRHGGFCALTDKAIYFQPCPNFSRKLYKRINLDNILHVFKRDSGLTTTGECSTALEVVSLPEELDDNIARKQYRCIYLEFNLGSDREKLVGTLKTLIPRSFYAIESRAFRNEMTELWRMGLLPNFQYLDFLNCIAGRSRYDISHYPVFPWILSDYSSQNLDLNDPKVFRDLSKPIGALNEERLQLIKKRMYNLYQLSNASGSHTVNKGNKANKQKEQHQEGAQKRMENVEGLWNMGYYLYGSHYSTPALIVFFLIRLLPECQLRLYGGRFDSAARTFKNIQETFQNTYSGHSSFFELIPEFYENNELFLKNTLNITTQDGRLGDVELPKWAHNNPCKFLKTMRLALESEYVSKNLTNWIDLIFGYKQTGQNSILNNNTYHPLTYLGSVHAGKLKPSTAISNFLRTMDSQAISVQVREFGQSPIILFDTPHPRKIVFNEFNFDDAYNSAPWFIYVEKHSELFTKGGLEISDSFRLNRTIVPTYGTGHLREISELVSKDKLNVMELPRVDKVTNLGFLSDYYYYLTSQGVIHFRKFRAGTVSTEFSDYNDDGDGDRYGENREEDRAANNLSNGVNGDRDDAYSNKAYYRNGMNGYNDSDELEESGLERRKGYSKVLNVSKYSLTCGICVNKSLFTADTCGYLHMINYAIISNDLVGSGDSLKDLENEYLSVYEDDFCYMPRGSTNVDKGRHFTTYVSSIFSLRGVYAFIIMPHNNMSYIRIFAQLHDDSVTCIDYEDGYLVTGGLDETVRRFQLTSTGLHEVMIFDESAGLTCLCCKNDLLLSCVVNGKLNLWDIRTPNTPIWSYEPTTDKMVLSCGISNHFIQVVSKSRDPVVFWDIRMLNSLGSCDSFMKQLNIDYVPLSSYCDPGDHISLTAVAGPAASNGCAVPRADASTLHESIFYIYDLSLKNRVSSLALGLKNPTMTCVNPFSQHNNLRAIVANNRGDSVAIYD, from the exons atgTTGTCAACCGTTAGAAGTTTTGACCTGGTTCTATTGGAAGAGGGGGAAGAATACGTAACGGACGCAGCGTGTAACTCGTTTACGTTATTCCCTTCGGAAACGAACCTTTCAAACTGGGCTAAGTTCCTAGAGTCGGCAACGGAGCCCCAAAACGTGGCAAGTGTGCAAGTGAGTAGAAAGGGGAGAATAAGGGTTGGCACAAAATCCCTTATATTTGAGCCGGATGCGCTGGATAtgccgctgctgaagctgcagTTTCAACACATCACGACGATCTCGGAGTTCCCAAAGAACCCCTGCGGA TACAAGAAGCTGTTTTACTTTAACAACCTGTACGGCAACCTGAGTTATAATATGCTGAAGGACAGAGAGATATTTAACATGAGCATGAACTACTATAGAGAACGAGGGTTCAGCACAAACCTGATCCCGAATAGAGAAAAGTTGCTCCTGGGCGGAGGGAAGGAGTCGATATACTGTTGGAGGTTGAAGAGAATGGTCAGGCACGGAGGATTCTGCGCGTTGACGGACAAGGCAATATACTTTCAGCCGTGCCCCAACTTCTCGAGGAAGCTCTACAAGAGGATAAACCTGGACAACATATTGCACGTGTTCAAGAGGGACTCAGGGCTGACAACTACGGGAGAATGCTCAACAGCACTGGAAGTGGTATCGCTGccggaggagctggacgaCAACATAGCACGCAAGCAGTACAGGTGCATATACCTGGAGTTTAACCTGGGATCGGACAGAGAAAAGTTGGTTGGCACGCTTAAAACGCTGATACCGAG GTCGTTCTACGCGATTGAGTCGAGAGCGTTCAGAAATGAAATGACGGAGTTGTGGAGAATGGGACTCTTGCCGAACTTCCAGTACCTGGACTTCTTGAACTGCATAGCAGGGAGGAGCAGGTACGACATTTCGCACTACCCGGTCTTTCCATGGATACTCAGCGACTACTCGAGTCAGAACCTGGATTTGAACGACCCGAAGGTGTTCAGAGATCTATCGAAGCCCATAGGAGCGTTGAACGAGGAGAGGCTGCAGCTAATAAAGAAACGGATGTACAACCTATACCAGTTGAGCAATGCGTCGGGGTCCCACACAGTGAACAAGGGGAACAAGGCGAACaagcagaaggagcagCATCAAGAAGGGGCACAGAAGAGAATGGAGAACGTGGAGGGGCTGTGGAACATGGGATACTACCTGTACGGCTCTCATTACTCCACGCCGGCGCTGATAGTGTTCTTCTTGATAAGGCTCTTGCCGGAGTGCCAGCTGAGGCTGTACGGAGGAAGGTTCGACTCGGCAGCACGCACctttaaaaacatacagGAGACGTTTCAAA ATACCTATAGTGGACATTCGTCGTTTTTTGAACTAATACCGGAATTTTACGAGAACAACGAACTGTTCTTGAAGAACACACTGAACATAACGACGCAGGACGGAAGACTGGGCGATGTGGAGTTGCCGAAATGGGCACACAATAACCCATGTAAGTTCCTGAAGACAATGAGGCTGGCGCTGGAATCGGAGTACGTGTCTAAGAACCTGACGAACTGGATAGACCTGATCTTCGGGTACAAGCAGACGGGCCAG AATAGtattttgaataataaCACGTACCACCCGTTGACGTACCTGGGAAGCGTGCACGCAGGAAAGCTGAAGCCGTCGACGGCAATATCAAATTTCCTGAGAACAATGGATTCACAGGCAATATCAGTGCAAGTGAGGGAGTTTGGACAGTCGCCAATAATACTGTTCGACACGCCGCACCCGAGGAAGATAGTCTTCAACGAGTTTAACTTCGACGACGCGTACAACAGCGCACCATGGTTTATCTACGTGGAGAAACACTCGGAGCTGTTCACGAAGGGAGGACTGGAAATAAGCGATTCGTTTAGACTTAATAGAACAATAGTGCCGACCTACGGAACAGGACACCTGAGAGAAATATCGGAGTTGGTGTCGAAGGATAAGTTGAATGTGATGGAGCTGCCGAGGGTAGACAAGGTGACAAACCTGGGTTTCCTGAGcgactactactactacttgaCATCGCAAGGAGTAATTCACTTCAGGAAGTTCAGAGCTGGCACCGTGTCAACGGAATTCTCGGACTACAACGATGATGGTGATGGCGATAGATATGGTGAAAACAGAGAGGAGGATAGGGCTGCCAACAATCTTTCTAATGGAGTAAACGGCGATCGCGACGATGCTTATTCCAACAAGGCCTATTACCGCAATGGAATGAATGGTTATAATGACAGCGATGAGTTGGAGGAGAGTGGGTTAGAGAGACGCAAAGGTTACAGCAAGGTACTGAACGTGAGCAAGTACAGCCTGACATGCGGGATATGCGTGAACAAGTCGCTCTTTACGGCAGATACGTGCGGCTACCTGCACATGATCAACTACGCCATCATTTCAAACGACCTGGTAGGCAGCGGTGACTCTCTCAAAGATCTGGAAAACGAGTACCTGAGTGTGTACGAGGACGACTTCTGCTATATGCCAAGGGGGTCAACCAACGTGGACAAGGGAAGACACTTTACAACATACGTAAGTTCCATTTTCAGTTTACGAGGCGTTTATGCATTTAT TATTATGCCTCACAACAATATGAGTTATATACGCATCTTTGCT CAACTTCACGACGATAGTGTGACCTGCATCGACTACGAGGACGGGTATCTGGTGACCGGCGGCCTCGACGAGACGGTGCGCAGGTTCCAGCTGACGAGCACCGGCCTGCACGAGGTGATGATATTTGACGAGTCGGCGGGGCTCACGTGCCTGTGCTGCAAGAATGATCTCCTGCTCAGCTGCGTGGTGAACGGCAAGTTGAACCTGTGGGACATCAGGACTCCGAACACGCCCATATGGTCGTACGAGCCCACCACCGACAAGATGGTGCTCTCCTGCGGCATAAGCAACCACTTCATCCAGGTGGTTTCTAAGTCGCGGGACCCCGTGGTCTTCTGGGACATCAGGATGCTCAACTCCCTGGGCTCGTGCGACAGCTTCATGAAGCAGCTGAACATTGACTACGTGCCTCTTTCCTCCTACTGCGATCCCGGCGACCACATTTCCCTCACCGCCGTTGCGGGCCCTGCGGCCTCGAACGGCTGTGCAGTCCCACGAGCTGACGCATCTACACTGCACGAGAGCATCTTCTACATCTACGATTTGAGTCTCAAGAACAGGGTGTCGAGCCTGGCCTTGGGTTTGAAAAACCCCACAATGACCTGCGTCAACCCCTTTTCACAGCACAACAACCTGAGGGCAATTGTTGCGAACAACCGCGGCGACAGCGTGGCGATATACGACTAA
- a CDS encoding uncharacterized protein (endoplasmic reticulum oxidoreductin 1 family protein) → MTHRKRLYILAISVFFLNSGAALCSTVMNDQNTPYYNRFKDYYSENVKESQMGGIVDEKSSEPNFDYDVDRQDIFSLPQLVSQAETVHSKLKLILSDYYFRIYRVNLDSKCSSRPRSNSCSSQKNFISLNKANTQQNNTDNQNGSNCNGNARENGSGIQKCHVDRCNSTDIPFNIMHSKKENYVLRFSEGLATKKLPNLDFPELFGKGESSQENFVYVDLLRNPPSYTGYNGRDDWKEIHTEIGRFENISCKQSAHIYKLILGMEANIEAFSSLNYECVNPVEAYEKQVELPRYQSNYQFYVNKLSKRPDRIENIYYTYKYVLAAMVHLERYLASYNLNLQLVNNQLYQHMDDFIKYLNKQSCTTSCDCSNSGKSTMFSCGSEVLEKFDRIIQMVECVDCEKCRLHGMIKVSTLLMAIKILSTPADKLNELELDRNDLVALLHGFNYFTQSVLIVQKFERHKKRQIMLYPLRFLLGFLLVVIVLYKREIFSLRHKKQSTTPEKGK, encoded by the exons ATGACCCATCGCAAAAGACTTTATATACTGGCCATATCGGTCTTTTTTCTAAATAGTGGCGCCGCGCTCTGTTCAACAGTGATGAATGACCAGAATACTCCATATTATAACAGGTTTAAAGACTACTATTCAGAGAATGTCAAGGAATCACAAATGGGCGGAATCGTGGACGAAAAGAGCTCTGAACCTAATTTTGACTACGATGTAGACCGACAGGATATATTTAGTCTACCGCAGCTTGTTTCCCAGGCGGAAACAGTCCATTCGAAGCTTAAATTGATCTTATCGGACTACTACTTTAGAATATATCGCGTAAATTTGGACTCAAAGTGCTCTTCGAGACCACGCTCAAACTCTTGCTCCTCACAAAAGAATTTCATAAGCCTAAACAAAGCAAACACACAGCAAAACAACACAGACAATCAAAACGGATCAAACTGTAACGGAAACGCCAGAGAAAACGGATCTGGAATACAAAAGTGTCACGTAGACCGTTGCAACTCAACAGATATAccatttaatataatgcACTCGAAAAAGGAGAATTATGTACTGCGATTCTCAGAAGGATTGGCGACCAAAAAGCTGCCAAACCTGGACTTCCCGGAGTTGTTCGGAAAGGGAGAATCCAGCCAAGAAAATTTTGTATACGTGGATTTACTGAGGAATCCGCCGTCGTACACAGGGTACAACGGGAGAGACGATTG GAAGGAGATACACACGGAGATTGGGAGGTTCGAAAACATATCGTGTAAGCAGAGCGCGCACATATATAAGCTTATTCTGGGGATGGAGGCGAACATAGAGGCGTTCTCGTCGCTGAACTACGAGTGCGTCAACCCAGTGGAGGCGTACGAAAAGCAGGTAGAGCTGCCGAGGTACCAGAGCAACTACCAGTTCTACGTCAACAAGCTTTCAAAGCGCCCGGACCGCATCGAGAACATCTACTACACCTACAAGTATGTCCTCGCGGCGATGGTGCACCTGGAGAGGTACCTCGCGTCGTACAACCTTAACCTGCAGCTGGTGAACAACCAGCTCTACCAGCACATGGACGACTTCATCAAGTACCTGAATAAGCAGAGCTGCACGACGAGCTGCGACTGCAG TAATAGTGGTAAATCAACAATGTTTAGCTGTGGCTCTGAGGTCTTGGAGAAGTTCGATCGAATCATTCAAATGGTTGAGTGCGTGGACTGTGAAAAATGTAGACTTCACGGAATGATAAAGGTCAGCACTCTGTTGATGGCGATTAAG ATACTGAGCACGCCTGCGGATAAGTTGAATGAGTTGGAACTGGACAGAAACGACCTCGTGGCCTTGCTGCACGGGTTCAACTACTTTACACAGTCGGTGCTGATAGTTCAGAAGTTCGAAAGGCACAAAAAGAGACAAATCATGCTGTATCCCCTTAGGTTCCTCCTGGGATTCCTGTTGGTCGTCATTGTACTATATAAAAGGGAAATTTTTTCATTGAGACATAAAAAGCAGTCCACCACCCCTGAAAAGGGAAAATAA
- a CDS encoding mitochondrial import inner membrane translocase subunit, whose product MDDLYRNVFLSDRYINYRFLVPGLTQNDIQLQKIAKIQRSVQESCLLRATMIGVGSGVLGTLVGTFLFSINMSNTSVGVEDKPLSVKQEFVKQYRSFVPYVKSTVKNFAKLGFMYSLFECLIQKKRANSDISNSVYAGCTTGAFLGLKNGPFAAAGGCAGFAAFSYLMEKYQRSK is encoded by the exons ATGGACGATTTATATCGCAACGTTTTCCTTTCAGATAGATACATCAATTACCGGTTTCTGGTTCCTGGGTTGACCCAAAATGACATACAGCTACAGAAAATCGCAAAAATACAAAGGAGTGTCCAGGAGAGTTGTCTTCTCAGGGCCACAATGATAGGGGTTGGAAGTGGAGTCCTAG GCACTCTCGTTGGCACCTTCCTGTTCAGCATTAACATGTCGAACACGAGTGTGGGCGTTGAGGATAAGCCCCTCTCGGTGAAACAGGAGTTTGTGAAGCAGTACCGGAGCTTCGTGCCCTACGTCAAATCCACCGTTAAGAACTTCGCAAAGCTCGGATTCATGTATTCGCTGTTCGAATGCCTCATCCAAAAG AAGAGGGCCAACTCCGACATCAGTAACTCCGTGTACGCCGGATGCACGACCGGCGCCTTCCTCGGCCTCAAAA ACGGACCGTTCGCAGCCGCTGGCGGATGTGCTGGCTTTGCCGCCTTTTCATACCTGATGGAGAAGTACCAACGAAGCAAGTAA
- a CDS encoding uncharacterized protein (methyltransferase type 11 domain containing protein) — MVFKFLKLDRLSKSTVRTVAIAFGISNGIVFCYTYKTLRDNRPKFVDKGRPPESHRMAIFNNMASTYDSLFDKPLEANKVNKAKRVILKSAKGHVLDVASGTLNNLPFYKNLESLTAIDKSPNMCYEMRKKIGMFAIVLGPREKPDFPVVVILGDVQRIPFRSSSFNTVVSTHTLCSVEDPEAMVSEIERVMKPSGKLLAVERGRIYYAPLRKLMQALKIYPNPGVPWKNGYYEDRDPMALIKTKLEVSKYGISGYGINYSVIARKVNREFTGLTEEPQILPEARVFYTYVPLRD; from the exons ATGGTGTTTAAGTTCCTGAAGTTGGATAGGCTGTCGAAGTCGACCGTCAGAACA GTCGCAATCGCATTTGGAATCTCGAATGGAATAGTATTCTGCTACACATACAAGACTCTAAGGGACAACAGGCCAAAGTTTGTAGATAAGGGTCGACCTCCAG AATCGCACAGGATGGCcatttttaacaatatGGCCAGCACGTACGACTCACTCTTCGACAAGCCCTTAGAG GCCAACAAGGTCAATAAGGCTAAAAGGGTCATACTGAAGAGCGCCAAGGGCCACGTTCTTGACGTGGCATCCGGCACCCTGAACAACCTACCTTTCTATAAGAACCTAGAGAGTCTCACAGCCATAGATAAGTCCCCTAACATGTGTTACGAGATGAGGAAAAAGATAGGTATGTTTGCAATTGTTCTTGGTCCA AGGGAGAAACCGGATTTTCCAGTGGTTGTAATCCTAGGGGATGTTCAGAGAATACCCTTCAGATCCTCTAGCTTTAACACGGTGGTGAGCACGCACACCCTATGCTCAGTGGAGGACCCGGAGGCGATGGTGTCGGAAATCGAAAGAGTGATGAAGCCCAGCGGGAAGCTACTGGCGGTGGAAAGAGGAAGGATCTACTACGCGCCGCTGAGGAAACTGAT GCAAGCCCTGAAAATATACCCGAACCCTGGAGTGCCCTGGAAAAACGGCTACTACGAGGACAGAGATCCCAT GGCGCTGATTAAGACGAAGCTGGAAGTGTCCAAGTACGGAATCTCGGGATACGGGATAAACTACTCAGTAATCGCAAGGAAGGTGAACCGGGAGTTCACGGGCCTCACTGAGGAGCCGCAGATTCTCCCAGAGGCCAGAGTCTTTTACACGTACGTGCCGCTGAGGGATtga